Within the Hypericibacter adhaerens genome, the region ATCCGCGCACATGGCGGCGAGGTCAGCCTGCGCAACGCCGACCGCGGCGGGCTGATCGCGTCCGTGCTCTTGCCGGCGGTTGCCGAGGACCGCGAGCGCCGCCGCGTCTCCTAGCCTCGCCGGCGGCGCAGCGCTCCCGGCAGATTCGTGTAAGCGAATGTAACAGGCGCGGCGCCAGCAACCGGGCGTTACACCTGCCACGCTGCAGGCGAGGGCGGGACGGACTAGGGTGCGGGCCGCGATCCGGTGTCGTTGCGGCGGCAAGAATTTCCCGCGATCCCGAATCTGCCGGAACGAATTTCCAGCCGCGGTGATTTTTCATCGCGGCCGGTTCGCATGAGCGGAATCAGGCCTGTGGCGCGCTTTTTTCTGGCATGCGCATTGCGATGGCATCGGCGGCGCAGCGGCGGCCGCGATCGGATTCGACCGGCGGGCCGTGCCTGCGTCATGCGTGACGGAAGTTCATAAGAAGAAGGAGAAGACAACATGATTTCCGGCATAAGCGGCGCGTCCAGCCTCGATACGGCCGCGCTGAAGCAGATGCGGGAGCAGATGTTCTCGCAGCTCGATACCAACGGCGACGGTTCCCTCGATGCGACGGAGTTCAAGGCCGGCGCACCCTCGGATGCCGCCGCGGCCAAATCGGATGAGCTGTTCACCGCCTTCGATACCGACGGCGATGGCACGCTCAGCAAGTCCGAGGTGGAGACCGGTTTCGAGAAGATTCACTCCCATATGAAGCACGTCCTGTTGAGTGCGCAGGAATCGAGCGGTTCGACCTCCTCGTCGGATCAGCTG harbors:
- a CDS encoding EF-hand domain-containing protein → MISGISGASSLDTAALKQMREQMFSQLDTNGDGSLDATEFKAGAPSDAAAAKSDELFTAFDTDGDGTLSKSEVETGFEKIHSHMKHVLLSAQESSGSTSSSDQLFAAFDTDGDGTLTKDEWEAGMEKLGPPPPPTDASDSSASSTGDTTDDALLDLLDQLKASNDASANTGGASQQQSLLSVLLGLQEQTSQAA